TGCAGGAGGTCGTCAGCGGGGTGCGGCTGGTCAAGTCGTATCGCGCGGAAGGGCGCGAGGAACAGCGTTTCGTGGCGCAGAACCAGGCCTATGCCAAAGGCTTCGTGCGGGTGGGGCGACTGGCCCTGCTGTCGGGACCGGTCACGGAAACGCTGGGCACGTTCACCGCGGTGGCCATTCTCTGGTACGGGGCGCAACTGGTGCTGGTGCAGGGCACGCTCACCGGCGCCGAGTTGCTGGTGTTCCTCGTGCAGGTGATGCGTCTGCTGCAGCCGCTCAAGCAGCTTTCGCAGGCGCCTGCGGCCGCGCAGCAGTCGCTGGCCAGCGCCGAACGCATCTTCGACGTGCTCGACGCCACCACCGAAACGGCCCGTGATCGTGGGACGCGCACGACTGCTCAGTTCACCGAGTCCATCACGTTCGACGGCGTGGGCTTCCAGTACGATGCGCACGCCGTGGCGCTGGACGGGGTGTCGTTCACGGCCCGCAAGGGCGAAGTCATCGCCCTCGTGGGCGCGAGCGGGGCCGGCAAGAGCACGCTCGTGGATCTGCTGCCGCGGTTCATTGATCCGACGGCGGGACGCATTCTGCTCGACGGCGTCGATCTGCGGGAGATCCGCCTGGAGGCGCTGCGCTCGCTCATCGGCATCGTGAGTCAGGATACGGTGCTCTTCAACGACACGGTGCGGGCCAACGTGGCGTTCGGTCGGCCCGATGCCACGCAGGCGCAACTCGATGCGGCGGCGCGCGCGGCCAACGCCCTGGGCTTCATCGAAGCGCTGCCGCAGGGCTGGGATACGAATCTCGGCGAGCGCGGCACACGGTTGTCGGGTGGTCAGCGTCAGCGTCTGGCCATTGCCCGGGCGTTGCTGTCCGATCCGCCCATCCTCATTCTCGACGAAGCGACTTCGGCGCTCGACGTGGAGAGTGAACGTCTGGTGCAGGAAGCCATCGACAATCTGCTCGTGGGGCGCACGGTCTTTGTCATCGCGCATCGCCTGGCCACCATTCAGCATGCCGATCGTATCCTCGTGCTGGACGGCGGTACGTTGATCGAGGAGGGGACGCACGTGGAATTGCTGACGCGGGGCGGTGCCTATGCGCGTCTTCACGCGCTGCAGTTCGATCGGCGGGTGCTGGAGGGTCGGGACGGTGATACCGATGCGGATGTCGGAGCCGATGAGGATATCGGCGATGTTCCCGATGATATCGCGGACGATGTGCCCGACGACGTGATGACGGGCGGCGTGCAATAGCGCATGCGCATTCTCCTGCTGACCACCGCGTCCCGGTTCACGCCCGATGTGCAACTGCTGGTGCATCTGGTGGCGGCACTGGGGGCGCGGGGCGAGGTGGTGGGCGTGGCTTGCGTACACGGCAGTGAGGTGGACCGCGGTGTCAGCGCCGCATGGCCGCGTCTGACGCTGCGCACGTTCAGCGCGGGGGGCACGACCCGACACGCTTCGGGGGTGCGCGAGGTCATCTCGGCGTTGCGGCCGGATGCCGTGCTCGTGGGGTCGGAAGCGGATGCCGCCCTGGCGTCGGTGGCAATGCGAGCCCGTGGTGGTGTCGTGCGTCGTGTGACGTTCGGTGAACGCGGCGAGGCCGCGCAGGATCGTGGCGGCTGGCGACTGGGCTTTGGCACGCCGGCGCGGGTGATCGACTGGGGGCGCCGGATGCCGGCTGTGAGTTGGCCCGGGTTCCTGTCGGATGAGGCACAGCCCGATACAGACGGTGGGGCCTATCCTGATGCACATCATGATGGACGGGATGACGCACGGAATGATGCGCAGGACCCACAAATCCTCGTGTTGCCACCGATACACCGCGAAGGTGTCGGCTACGATGAAGGCACGGCGGCGGCCTTGCGAACGGTCGCTCATCTGCGGCGGCGACATCACACGTTGCGGGTCACGCTGCTGGGGGATGCGCCCATGTTGCAGACGGCACGTGTACATGCGGCGTCACTCGATCTCACGGAGGGACTGGCGATTCGTCCTGTGCAGGCCCTGTTGAACGGCGACATGCGCGCCGCCACGGTGCTCTGGATCGCGACCAGCGAAGATGCGGCCGCGATCTGCGCCGTGGCCGGCATGCAGCAAGGCGTTCCCGCCGTCGTGCCGCACGATGCCCCGTTTGCCGGATTGGTGCTGCCGAGCATCAGCGGATTCGTGGTTGCGGAGACGTCGTTCTCCGTGGCGGCACCGGGCAATCCGGCCCAGCATCCTTCGATGCCTGTTTCACTCGTCACGGAGCTGGCGAAGCTGATCGGCGATCCGTTCGTCCGTCGTGCGATGGGTGATGCGGCCCTGGGGCGTGCTGCCCGCGATCATGCCTGGGAACACTTCGTCGACGAAGCGCAGGTGCAGCTTGCGCATGCGGCGGGCGACCGGGCACGATCCGAAAGCCATGAGACGAAGGGTGGGAGTTCTCCGCACCCGTCCAACGCTCGCCGCACGGTGTCGCGATCATGAGCGCGACACAGCGTCTGAAGCACGATGGCCGCACATGGATCGGCACCACCGTGGTGGTGCTGCTGGTGCTGCTGGCGATTGCCGCACCACTCATGACGATGCATGACCCAGCGCGGATCGATCTCCGTCACACGCTGGAAGCGCCCTCCGCGACGCACTGGCTTGGCACCGATGCGCAGGGGCGCGATGTGTGGTCGCGACTCGTGTACGGCGCGCGGGTCTCGCTGCTGGTGGGTATCGCGTCGCAGGGCATCGCGCTGGCCATCGGTGTGGGGCTGGGGCTCATCGCCGGCTATCGGGGGCGATGGGCCGACGAGACCATCATGCGGCTCGCCGATGTCACGCTCGCGTTCCCCAGTCTGCTGCTGCTCATCGCCATGGCGGCGGCGTTCGAGCCGTCGCTCACCGTGGTGTGCGTGGTGATCGGTGTGGTGGGATGGGCGGCGATGGCGCGGCTCGTGCGTGGGCAGGTGCTGGTGGTGCGTGAACTCGAGTACGTGCAGGCCATGCGTGCGCTGGGCGCGCGGGGTGGACGCATCGTGCTCAGACACATCCTGCCCAACGTCGTGGCGCCGGTGGTGATTGCCGGAACGCTGGGCATCGCGGGGGCGATCATGGCCGAGGCGGCGCTGTCGTTTCTGGGCCTCGGCGTGCAGCCACCCACGCCAAGCTGGGGCGCGATGATTGCCGATGGACGTGATCTGGCGCAGCTCCGGACGGCACCGTGGACGTCTCTCGCCCCCGGTCTGGCCATCGGTGTGGCGGTGCTCGGTTTCAATCTGCTCGGCGATGCGTTGCGCGACGCGCTCGATCC
The window above is part of the Gemmatimonas aurantiaca genome. Proteins encoded here:
- a CDS encoding ABC transporter ATP-binding protein; translated protein: MSAASVTGTFRTPPSLLWRRLWQFVGPHKGKLFAVVVLNAAAAVADVFSFTLLVPFFNAFFKTDQLLPSTGTIGRVLNATIGFLLDEQDRMGSLRNVMLIVIGAVTLKNALIWLSGQVGVQLQEYVVRDLRNRLYAHLLRLPLPWFTRNKVGQIIARVLNDTTTAKTVVTELVTRTMWSAAQVLATLVAMFTTSWRLSLAALVIAPLTIGAIQPVLRKLRRGYRRLGNEQGEMTSLVQEVVSGVRLVKSYRAEGREEQRFVAQNQAYAKGFVRVGRLALLSGPVTETLGTFTAVAILWYGAQLVLVQGTLTGAELLVFLVQVMRLLQPLKQLSQAPAAAQQSLASAERIFDVLDATTETARDRGTRTTAQFTESITFDGVGFQYDAHAVALDGVSFTARKGEVIALVGASGAGKSTLVDLLPRFIDPTAGRILLDGVDLREIRLEALRSLIGIVSQDTVLFNDTVRANVAFGRPDATQAQLDAAARAANALGFIEALPQGWDTNLGERGTRLSGGQRQRLAIARALLSDPPILILDEATSALDVESERLVQEAIDNLLVGRTVFVIAHRLATIQHADRILVLDGGTLIEEGTHVELLTRGGAYARLHALQFDRRVLEGRDGDTDADVGADEDIGDVPDDIADDVPDDVMTGGVQ
- a CDS encoding ABC transporter permease, with the protein product MSATQRLKHDGRTWIGTTVVVLLVLLAIAAPLMTMHDPARIDLRHTLEAPSATHWLGTDAQGRDVWSRLVYGARVSLLVGIASQGIALAIGVGLGLIAGYRGRWADETIMRLADVTLAFPSLLLLIAMAAAFEPSLTVVCVVIGVVGWAAMARLVRGQVLVVRELEYVQAMRALGARGGRIVLRHILPNVVAPVVIAGTLGIAGAIMAEAALSFLGLGVQPPTPSWGAMIADGRDLAQLRTAPWTSLAPGLAIGVAVLGFNLLGDALRDALDPRAERRS